The Kiritimatiellia bacterium genome contains a region encoding:
- a CDS encoding NAD(P)-dependent oxidoreductase — MKIAWIGAGVMGQAMANRILSAGHDLAVFSRTKKKAAGLMARGARWAGSPGETTVGAEFVCSMVGYPSDVEEVCLGPRGALRRMPPGTVYIDFTTSSPALAMEIFETAKKRGVAALDAPVSGGDVGAREGKLSIMVGGARAAFERAMPLFKCLGKTIVFQGGKGSGQHAKMVNQIMIAGTMMGMCEGLLYAKRAKLNPETVMASIGAGAAGSWSLANLYPRIIRRDFGPGFYVEHFLKDLRIALREARRMKLDLPALKLAEKLYARLKTTGGARRGTQALIKELERRPRRKDT; from the coding sequence GATAGGCGCGGGCGTGATGGGCCAGGCCATGGCCAACCGGATTTTATCGGCCGGCCATGACCTGGCGGTTTTTTCAAGGACGAAAAAAAAGGCCGCCGGCCTGATGGCGCGGGGCGCGCGTTGGGCCGGCAGTCCCGGCGAAACGACCGTTGGCGCGGAATTTGTCTGTTCAATGGTCGGTTATCCCTCCGACGTGGAGGAAGTTTGCCTGGGACCGCGCGGCGCCCTGCGCCGCATGCCGCCCGGAACGGTTTATATTGATTTTACAACCAGCAGTCCCGCGCTGGCCATGGAAATATTTGAAACGGCCAAAAAACGCGGCGTGGCCGCGCTGGATGCCCCGGTTTCGGGCGGAGACGTCGGCGCACGGGAAGGGAAACTTTCCATCATGGTCGGCGGCGCGCGGGCGGCATTTGAAAGAGCCATGCCTCTTTTCAAATGCCTCGGCAAAACAATCGTGTTCCAAGGGGGAAAAGGCTCCGGCCAGCATGCCAAAATGGTCAATCAGATCATGATTGCCGGGACAATGATGGGGATGTGCGAAGGACTGCTTTACGCAAAAAGGGCGAAATTGAATCCGGAAACCGTCATGGCAAGCATCGGCGCCGGCGCGGCGGGCTCGTGGAGCCTTGCGAATCTTTATCCGCGCATTATCAGGCGGGATTTCGGCCCCGGGTTTTATGTTGAGCATTTCCTCAAAGACTTGCGCATCGCCTTGCGCGAGGCCCGGCGCATGAAACTTGATTTGCCGGCGCTCAAGCTGGCCGAGAAATTATACGCCCGGCTTAAAACCACCGGCGGCGCGCGCCGCGGCACGCAGGCGCTGATCAAGGAACTGGAAAGGAGGCCGAGGCGCAAAGACACATAG
- a CDS encoding 4-phosphoerythronate dehydrogenase, producing the protein MKIICTTSIPFAREVFGPLGELEIIEPRRISPAAVKDAEILICRSTLKVGGGLLANSRVKFVGTCTIGHDHLDADYLEKNGITWTAAPGCNANSVAEYVTTALLYLARRHGFQLRDKTIGIIGVGNVGRLVLKKAKALGMRALLNDPPLYDQTGEPAYRPLDEALSSADIVTLHVPLTTSGKYPTFHLAGRDFFSRAGKGRIFINAARGAVLDSDCFLEAVRGGIVAHAVIDCWENEPAFRLDVMEAADVATPHIAGYSLEGRVMGTVLVYRKLCKFLGREPALSLENLLPPPVVPEIRLDASALLDEEALASVAGRIYDVAADDRRLRENAPEDAAVRSINFELLRKHYPVRREFRYSRVVLQNGGESLAERLRKLEFQVASG; encoded by the coding sequence ATGAAAATAATATGCACAACCAGCATTCCTTTCGCCCGGGAGGTTTTCGGACCGCTGGGCGAGCTTGAAATCATTGAGCCGCGCCGGATTTCGCCGGCCGCGGTCAAGGACGCGGAGATCTTAATCTGCCGCTCAACCCTGAAGGTTGGCGGCGGACTGCTTGCAAACAGCCGCGTAAAATTCGTCGGCACCTGCACCATCGGGCACGACCATCTTGACGCCGATTACCTGGAAAAAAACGGCATAACCTGGACCGCGGCGCCCGGCTGCAACGCCAACAGCGTCGCCGAATACGTTACGACCGCCCTCCTTTACCTCGCCCGGCGCCACGGCTTTCAATTGCGCGATAAGACCATCGGCATTATCGGCGTGGGCAATGTCGGCCGGCTCGTGCTCAAAAAGGCCAAAGCGCTCGGCATGCGCGCCCTCCTGAACGATCCCCCGCTCTACGATCAGACCGGCGAGCCGGCCTACCGCCCGCTGGACGAAGCGCTTTCCTCCGCCGATATCGTTACCCTGCACGTGCCTTTGACAACATCGGGAAAATACCCTACTTTTCATCTTGCCGGCCGCGATTTTTTCAGCCGGGCGGGAAAAGGTCGTATTTTTATCAACGCCGCGCGCGGCGCCGTTCTGGATTCGGATTGTTTTCTTGAAGCCGTCCGCGGCGGCATTGTTGCGCACGCCGTAATTGACTGCTGGGAAAATGAGCCGGCTTTCCGGCTTGACGTCATGGAAGCGGCCGACGTCGCCACGCCCCATATTGCCGGTTACTCGCTTGAGGGCCGGGTCATGGGAACGGTGCTGGTTTACCGCAAGCTGTGTAAATTCCTCGGGAGGGAGCCGGCTTTATCGCTGGAAAACCTTTTGCCGCCGCCGGTCGTGCCGGAAATCCGTCTGGATGCTTCCGCGCTGTTGGATGAAGAGGCGCTTGCCAGTGTTGCCGGCCGGATTTACGATGTTGCCGCCGATGACCGCCGTCTGCGGGAAAACGCTCCGGAGGACGCCGCCGTGCGGAGCATAAATTTTGAACTGTTGCGCAAACATTATCCGGTGCGCCGCGAATTCCGCTACAGCCGGGTCGTTTTGCAAAACGGCGGCGAATCCCTGGCCGAGCGCCTCCGCAAACTGGAGTTTCAAGTTGCTTCCGGATAA
- the rlmN gene encoding 23S rRNA (adenine(2503)-C(2))-methyltransferase RlmN, translating to MKNLIHSLNLDEITQFCASRSQPQYRARQIWQWLYCRYAESWPEMKNLPGPFRDELAGRFSVAPPEIAKMRSESGPGSTAKALLRMSDGELIEMVFIPAKGRTTLCVSSQAGCKYKCAFCASGQNGFRRSLSAGEIVGEVVLAAQQLGGPPGHVVFMGMGEPFDNYENVLKAVRIINDPEGLSIGARKITISTCGVIPGIERLAGEGLQVELSVSLHAADDALRSRLMPVNKIYPLADLLAACRKYAEITGRIITFEWTLIKNVNDSREQARALARALDKIHCRVNLIMFSPVEEFEGRAPPPETAGMFVNTLERARINATIRASKGKNIDAACGQLRQAAL from the coding sequence TTGAAAAATTTAATCCACAGTTTGAACCTGGATGAGATCACGCAATTTTGCGCCAGCCGCAGCCAGCCGCAATACCGCGCGCGCCAGATATGGCAATGGCTCTATTGCCGTTACGCGGAAAGCTGGCCGGAAATGAAAAATCTTCCCGGGCCGTTCCGGGATGAACTGGCCGGCCGTTTTTCGGTTGCGCCGCCGGAAATCGCGAAAATGCGCAGCGAAAGCGGACCCGGCTCCACCGCCAAGGCCTTGCTGCGTATGTCCGACGGCGAATTGATAGAAATGGTGTTTATCCCCGCCAAGGGCCGGACCACGCTGTGCGTTTCCAGCCAGGCGGGGTGTAAATACAAATGCGCTTTCTGCGCCAGCGGCCAAAACGGATTCCGGCGCAGCCTGTCCGCCGGCGAAATAGTCGGCGAGGTGGTCCTGGCGGCGCAACAGCTCGGCGGACCTCCGGGCCATGTGGTCTTCATGGGGATGGGCGAACCATTTGACAATTATGAGAACGTGTTGAAAGCTGTCAGGATTATAAACGATCCCGAGGGCTTGAGCATCGGCGCCCGCAAAATCACCATCAGCACCTGCGGGGTTATCCCGGGTATTGAGCGTTTGGCCGGCGAAGGTTTGCAGGTGGAACTATCCGTCTCGCTCCACGCCGCCGATGACGCGCTCCGCTCGCGCTTGATGCCGGTGAATAAAATTTATCCGCTGGCGGATTTGCTGGCGGCCTGCCGGAAATATGCGGAGATAACGGGACGGATAATCACGTTTGAGTGGACCCTGATTAAAAATGTCAATGATTCGCGCGAGCAGGCGCGGGCGCTGGCGCGGGCGTTGGATAAAATCCATTGCCGCGTCAACCTGATCATGTTCAGCCCGGTGGAAGAATTTGAAGGACGCGCGCCGCCGCCTGAAACGGCCGGGATGTTTGTGAACACGCTGGAACGCGCGCGGATCAACGCCACCATCCGCGCTTCCAAGGGCAAAAACATTGATGCCGCCTGCGGACAACTGCGCCAAGCGGCATTATAA
- a CDS encoding Gfo/Idh/MocA family oxidoreductase, producing the protein MKKIRVGVIGLGMGRAHIAGYQSHPAAEVAAVADPDKERLAKIGAEYKIAGRYESAEAMLNKEKLDIISVAVPNKFHKPLVLAAFSAGCHVLCEKPLAMNAAEAREMIMAAKKSGKRLMINFSYRFTEQSRALKKQVESGILGDVYFARTVWHRRRGMPRFGGWFGQKALAGGGPLIDLGVHRLDLALWLMNYPRPEWVMGDAWNKIAGPLARKEKKKFDVEDFAAGFIKFKNGASLEVEASWAANIAEQEFIETRLYGTKGGLVQRNIGEGYKFEAEIFMERAGCQFDMKLHPPGPAAKSAMHHFVECILNGTPHIATGEEGLTVMKLLDAIYLSAKKNAPVKMSRA; encoded by the coding sequence ATGAAAAAAATACGTGTTGGAGTTATCGGGCTCGGCATGGGTCGCGCTCATATCGCCGGATATCAGAGTCACCCGGCCGCGGAAGTGGCGGCCGTGGCCGATCCGGACAAGGAACGTCTGGCTAAAATCGGCGCGGAATACAAAATCGCCGGCCGGTACGAATCGGCGGAGGCCATGCTGAACAAGGAAAAACTGGACATAATCAGCGTGGCCGTTCCGAACAAATTCCATAAGCCGCTGGTTCTGGCCGCGTTCAGCGCCGGCTGCCATGTTCTTTGCGAAAAACCACTGGCCATGAACGCCGCCGAAGCGCGGGAAATGATCATGGCCGCAAAAAAGTCCGGGAAACGCCTTATGATCAATTTTTCATACCGTTTCACGGAACAATCCCGGGCATTGAAAAAGCAGGTTGAAAGCGGCATCCTGGGCGATGTCTATTTTGCGCGTACGGTCTGGCACCGGCGCCGGGGTATGCCCCGGTTCGGCGGCTGGTTCGGCCAAAAGGCGCTGGCCGGCGGGGGCCCGTTGATTGACCTCGGTGTCCACCGGCTTGACCTGGCGCTCTGGCTGATGAACTATCCAAGGCCGGAATGGGTAATGGGCGACGCCTGGAATAAAATCGCGGGCCCGCTGGCAAGAAAGGAAAAGAAAAAATTTGACGTGGAGGATTTTGCGGCCGGCTTTATCAAATTCAAAAACGGCGCTTCGCTGGAGGTTGAAGCAAGCTGGGCGGCCAATATCGCCGAGCAGGAATTCATAGAGACCCGTTTGTACGGCACAAAAGGCGGGTTGGTCCAGCGTAATATCGGCGAGGGTTATAAATTTGAGGCCGAGATTTTTATGGAGCGGGCGGGATGCCAGTTTGATATGAAACTCCATCCCCCGGGGCCGGCCGCCAAAAGCGCCATGCACCACTTCGTGGAATGCATTTTAAACGGGACACCGCACATTGCGACCGGGGAGGAGGGCTTGACCGTGATGAAACTATTGGACGCGATTTACCTGAGCGCGAAAAAGAACGCTCCGGTGAAAATGAGCCGGGCATAA